One genomic region from Plasmodium cynomolgi strain B DNA, scaffold: 1199, whole genome shotgun sequence encodes:
- a CDS encoding Pv-fam-d protein (putative), producing SAVSFAESWGKNNQVNTSNLRAIRSLGEHETFGETEGVRKYGRNDDENYDEDRYDSLTQFYFDMMMEDDINKKEPTSTITGMNNNIDPKAQLNCNIGKMTNDDNSMSRLICKNDLCRKIKNALRTIDKITEREMYFILRSHEYANTKVDAGGRSITAKFKKFLYKHKVFSPILAFALISYICVMYFAAPGFGTFFALASALTSIYLLSKYTECFNTLKKFSEQFAKQSRDEYRQRLKCEVDNEEESILDSINSTANSTEDI from the coding sequence TCAGCTGTTTCTTTTGCGGAAtcatggggaaaaaataaccaagTTAATACATCAAATCTTAGAGCTATTCGATCTCTTGGTGAACACGAAACCTTTGGAGAAACTGAAGGGGTAAGAAAATATGGTAGAAATGatgatgaaaattatgaCGAAGATCGATATGATAGCTTGACTCAATTTTACTTTGACATGATGATGGAAGATGACATTAATAAGAAAGAACCTACATCAACAATAACTGGAATGAATAACAATATAGATCCTAAAGCTCAATTAAATTGTAATATTGGTAAAATGACAAATGATGATAATTCTATGTCCAGAttaatatgtaaaaatgatctatgtagaaaaattaaaaatgcctTAAGAACCATTGATAAAATAACAGAACGAGAAATGTACTTTATATTAAGATCGCATGAGTATGCTAACACTAAGGTAGATGCAGGAGGTAGAAGCATAACAgcaaagtttaaaaaatttctatataagcataaagtattttccccaattttggCATTTGCATTAATATCATACATTTGCGTAATGTACTTTGCAGCACCAGGATTTGGTACATTCTTTGCACTAGCATCTGCTCTTACTTCAATTTATCTTCTTTCCAAATACACAGAGTGCTTCAatacacttaaaaaattctctGAACAATTCGCAAAACAATCCCGAGATGAATATCGACAACGACTAAAATGCGAAGTAGataacgaagaagaaagcaTTCTTGATTCCATAAATAGCACGGCTAACTCAACAGAGGATATATAA